From the genome of Vitis riparia cultivar Riparia Gloire de Montpellier isolate 1030 chromosome 2, EGFV_Vit.rip_1.0, whole genome shotgun sequence, one region includes:
- the LOC117933270 gene encoding scopoletin glucosyltransferase-like: MSAHIIVFPFFGQGHLLPCIELCKHLASRTFNTTLIISSNLSSSIPSDLRRIPLFHIFEISSSLPPPPPPSSPSPDSDPMSHHHPHHQQLGTAIESLLSSRSTSPDYVPPLCAIIDVMMSWSKDIFHKFNIPLVSFFTSGACSAAMEYASWKAGAFNIKPGEVLPLPGLPEDMALTYSDLQRGPHGPPGGPPGPPGSGGPPGPPGARGPPRSGPKFGGPPKPGHQPPWVDETAGSIALMINTCDDLERPFIEYVAHQTGIPVWGVGPLLPDQYWNSSGSLLHDRDIRPNRKSSCTEEEVIQWLDSKPRGSVLYVSFGSEVGPTMEGYAQLALALEASNRAFIWVIQPGSGRPGPPRRPGSDSNEDSGYYPHGLEEKVGKRGLIIRGWAPQLLILSHPSTGGFLSHCGWNSTVEAIGRGVPFLAWPIRGDQYSNAMLVVKHLKIGYMVFAKDASENIVKEAIVDGIEKVTSDKDMKKRAEMISGKFGNGFPATSAAALDAFRDFINQRAP, encoded by the coding sequence ATGTCTGCCCATATCATAGTGTTCCCATTTTTTGGGCAAGGCCATCTCCTCCCTTGCATTGAGCTCTGCAAACACCTCGCCTCCCGCACCTTCAACACCACCCTCATCATCTCCTCCaatctctcctcctccatcccCTCCGATCTCCGCCGTATTCCTCTCTTCCACATCTTTGAGATCTCATCCTCATTACCTCCTCCTCCTCCGCCATCGTCGCCCTCCCCGGATTCCGATCCCATGAGCCACCACCATCCCCACCACCAGCAGTTGGGTACGGCCATCGAATCCCTCCTCTCTTCCAGATCCACATCCCCAGACTACGTCCCACCCCTCTGTGCCATAATCGATGTGATGATGAGCTGGAGcaaagatatttttcataagtttAACATCCCACTCGTTTCTTTCTTCACCTCCGGTGCCTGCTCCGCCGCCATGGAGTACGCCTCCTGGAAAGCCGGCGCCTTCAACATCAAGCCCGGCGAAGTCCTACCCCTTCCCGGCCTACCCGAAGACATGGCCTTGACTTACTCCGACCTTCAACGCGGCCCTCACGGTCCTCCTGGCGGCCCACCTGGACCCCCCGGTTCAGGAGGCCCACCTGGACCCCCCGGTGCAAGAGGACCACCACGGTCGGGTCCCAAGTTCGGGGGGCCACCCAAACCGGGGCACCAGCCACCGTGGGTCGACGAGACAGCGGGCTCGATCGCGCTTATGATCAACACGTGTGACGACCTGGAGCGCCCGTTCATCGAGTACGTGGCCCACCAAACCGGAATCCCGGTCTGGGGTGTGGGCCCGCTTTTGCCAGATCAGTACTGGAACTCATCCGGTTCGCTCCTCCACGATCGAGACATCCGACCCAACAGGAAATCCAGCTGCACTGAGGAGGAGGTGATCCAGTGGCTAGACTCCAAGCCCCGTGGATCCGTCCTGTACGTGTCATTCGGAAGCGAGGTAGGTCCTACCATGGAGGGCTACGCCCAACTGGCGCTTGCATTAGAAGCCTCGAACCGGGCATTCATCTGGGTGATCCAACCCGGTTCAGGCCGGCCAGGTCCACCTCGACGACCGGGTTCAGACTCAAACGAAGACAGCGGATACTACCCGCATGGATTAGAGGAGAAAGTAGGGAAAAGAGGTCTGATAATACGTGGGTGGGCACCACAACTGTTGATACTGAGTCACCCATCGACAGGTGGATTTCTATCACACTGTGGATGGAACTCCACTGTGGAGGCAATAGGGCGTGGAGTGCCCTTTTTGGCTTGGCCGATCCGTGGAGACCAGTACTCCAATGCGATGCTTGTGGTGAAACATCTCAAAATTGGGTACATGGTGTTTGCTAAGGATGCTTCTGAAAATATCGTAAAAGAGGCCATAGTTGACGGAATAGAGAAGGTGACGAGTGATAAAGACATGAAGAAAAGGGCGGAGATGATAAGTGGTAAGTTTGGGAATGGGTTTCCGGCGACTTCGGCGGCTGCTTTGGATGCTTTTAGGGATTTTATCAACCAAAGGGCTCCATAA